From Lagenorhynchus albirostris chromosome 15, mLagAlb1.1, whole genome shotgun sequence, one genomic window encodes:
- the UBALD1 gene encoding UBA-like domain-containing protein 1 isoform X1 — MPSPCSPVSRPPRASTAEAAAARWPPRPRRPRRTSHSPPPAASRHPAGRLRPRPQGGHSTTSRSSRPCGLRHPLPRCQTGRPWSPNRPPQNPEPTLPWRPRDKGGPSPLPEARTPWGGGEDVSAGPLHPLSAPPFPRALGGRDRTLVPVRRLPACVPSSAGLRHPAFMDLVQSRLGAGGQNLREQAAFPRGLTCPTPPQGAAELPGAGGPRSPPSGMQSLLRMCACRCVCVFICMSLFEKQPSLWGSWTLHVRVSPLSPCPPSLSPGPCPSPLPPGQSALLFPAEKRIVGNSRTLPTHPPAPACWGCLHASPEPGGTPSPVPFPLLTKEKKEFQTTTRLCGLASYPKLCCQLALCGGGGSQRSPEQGPTPQSRLAPHRSCLLLSFQPQHALKSSCPPQAFPMKLVPALCSQNPCLHLLTLPPVRLDRSRPPGLTAAFRSARVSQRTFLPGLGPQ; from the coding sequence ATGCCCTCACCATGTTCTCCCGTCTCAAGGCCTCCGAGAGCTTCCACAGCGGAGGCAGCGGCAGCCCGATGGCCGCCACGGCCACGTCGCCCCCGCCGCACTTCCCACTCGCCGCCACCGGCAGCTTCGCGGCACCCAGCTGGCCGGCTGCGGCCTCGCCCCCAGGGGGGGCACAGCACCACCAGCCGCAGCAGCCGCCCCTGTGGACTCCGGCACCCCCTTCCCCGGTGTCAGACTGGCCGCCCCTGGTCCCCCAACAGGCCGCCTCAGAACCCAGAGCCCACCCTGCCATGGAGGCCGAGAGATAAGGgaggcccctcccccctcccggaGGCCAGAACCCCGTGGGGCGGGGGAGAGGACGTCTCTGCGGGCCCCCTTCACCCTCTGTCTGCACCCCCATTCCCCAGAGCCCTGGGGGGGAGAGACCGGACCCTTGTGCCAGTACGCAGGCTGCCCGCATGCGTACCCAGCAGCGCGGGCCTGCGGCACCCAGCTTTCATGGATTTGGTTCAGAGTCGTCTGGGTGCTGGTGGACAGAACCTCAGAGAACAAGCAGCCTTCCCCCGAGGACtcacctgccccaccccaccccagggggcTGCGGAGCTACCTGGGGCTGGTGGGCCTAGATCCCCACCCTCGGGAATGCAGAGCCTTCTCCGCATGTGTGCGTGTCGCTGTGtctgtgtatttatatgtatgtcGCTCTTCGAGAAGCAACCTAGTTTATGGGGCAGCTGGACTTTGCATGTTAGAGTGAGCCCCCTCTCCCCTTGTCCGCCGTCCCtctccccagggccctgcccctctcccctgccccctgggCAGTCAGCCTTGCTGTTCCCTGCAGAGAAAAGGATTGTGGGAAACTCCAGGACTCTTCCCACCCATCCCCCAGCGCCTGCCTGCTGGGGCTGCCTGCATGCCTCCCCAGAGCCCGGGGGTACCCCATCCCCAGTTCCTTTCCCCCTTTtaacaaaggagaagaaagagttcCAAACCACCACCAGGCTCTGTGGTCTTGCCTCGTATCCTAAGCTTTGCTGCCAGCTGGCCctgtgtggagggggagggagccaACGGAGCCCAGAGCAGGGGCCCACCCCCCAGTCCCGCCTGGCTCCACACCGCTCCTGTCTGTTGCTGTCTTTTCAACCACAACATGCTCTGAAATCTTCCTGCCCACCCCAGGCTTTTCCCATGAAGTTAGTTCCTGCCCTGTGTTCCCAGAACCCCTGCCTCCAtctgctcacccttccccctgTCCGACTGGACAGATCCCGACCTCCAGGGCTAACAGCTGCCTTCCGGTCTGCCAGGGTTTCACAGAGGACTTTTCTTCCTGGCTTAGGGCCCCAGTGA
- the UBALD1 gene encoding UBA-like domain-containing protein 1 isoform X2 has translation MSVNMDELKHQVMINQFVLTAGCAADQAKQLLQAAHWQFETALSAFFQETNIPYSHHHHQMMCTPANTPATPPNFPDALTMFSRLKASESFHSGGSGSPMAATATSPPPHFPLAATGSFAAPSWPAAASPPGGAQHHQPQQPPLWTPAPPSPVSDWPPLVPQQAASEPRAHPAMEAER, from the exons ATGTCCGTGAACATGGACGAGCTCAAGCACCAGGTCATGATCAACCAGTTCGTGCTGACGGCCGGCTGCGCAGCCGATCAGGCGAAGCAGCTGCTGCAGGCGGCCCACTGGCAGTTCGAG ACGGCCCTCAGCGCCTTTTTCCAAGAGACCAACATCCCCTAcagccaccatcaccaccagatG ATGTGCACTCCAGCCAACACCCCCGCCACGCCCCCCAACTTCCCCGATGCCCTCACCATGTTCTCCCGTCTCAAGGCCTCCGAGAGCTTCCACAGCGGAGGCAGCGGCAGCCCGATGGCCGCCACGGCCACGTCGCCCCCGCCGCACTTCCCACTCGCCGCCACCGGCAGCTTCGCGGCACCCAGCTGGCCGGCTGCGGCCTCGCCCCCAGGGGGGGCACAGCACCACCAGCCGCAGCAGCCGCCCCTGTGGACTCCGGCACCCCCTTCCCCGGTGTCAGACTGGCCGCCCCTGGTCCCCCAACAGGCCGCCTCAGAACCCAGAGCCCACCCTGCCATGGAGGCCGAGAGATAA